One genomic segment of Vicinamibacteria bacterium includes these proteins:
- a CDS encoding PIN domain-containing protein, with amino-acid sequence MRFVDTNVLLYSASTAREEKTKKEIAVALLEGDDLALSVQVLQEFYVQATRSRKSGRLSHDEASSLVEAFARFRVQETTLALVRASLDARERFGISYWDAAIVEAARSLGCKTVLSEDLNDGQDYDGVRVENPFRA; translated from the coding sequence ATGCGCTTCGTTGACACCAACGTGCTCCTGTACTCTGCCAGCACCGCACGCGAGGAGAAGACCAAGAAGGAGATCGCTGTCGCTCTTCTCGAAGGCGACGACCTCGCGCTTTCCGTCCAGGTGCTTCAGGAGTTCTACGTGCAGGCCACGAGATCCCGTAAGTCCGGGCGACTCAGCCACGACGAAGCGAGCTCCTTGGTCGAGGCGTTCGCCCGCTTTCGCGTCCAGGAAACGACGCTCGCTCTGGTTCGCGCATCACTCGATGCCAGAGAGCGCTTCGGGATCTCTTATTGGGACGCCGCCATCGTCGAAGCCGCGCGGAGCCTGGGCTGCAAGACGGTGCTCTCGGAAGACCTGAACGATGGGCAGGATTACGATGGCGTGAGGGTCGAGAACCCGTTTCGTGCCTGA